One Candidatus Korarchaeum sp. genomic window carries:
- a CDS encoding 4Fe-4S dicluster domain-containing protein produces the protein MLYLEMGKDELANLVEKLRGWGELHGPVKKGKFHSFERFYSIDEIDLNYTRTMIPPKKYFIRPREAIMRVNLRKGYEFLEGDPKRIVLFGLHSCDINAMKIMDSIYIDEFPDPYYTERRRNSLIVGLSCIPDDECFCKSMGTDYAYEGFDLFLHDIGDAYIIRVGTERGLELVRGLDLKKPGKDSLEKLADSERKRSSMFKKELLSSHLPDIADSLHDSDAWKEYIDRCLGCGSCTLVCPTCRCYDVSEYVDLSMENGFRMRRWDSCFLRSHALVAEGLNFRPTRADRFVHRYNCKSAVNRVTNMPYCVGCGRCTVFCPAEIDHVEVLNSVWGVVR, from the coding sequence TTGCTCTATCTCGAAATGGGGAAGGATGAGCTAGCGAACCTCGTAGAGAAGTTGAGGGGATGGGGGGAGCTGCACGGTCCGGTGAAGAAGGGCAAGTTTCACTCCTTCGAGAGGTTCTATTCGATCGATGAGATAGATCTGAATTATACTAGGACGATGATACCGCCTAAGAAGTACTTCATTAGGCCTAGGGAGGCCATAATGAGGGTGAATTTGAGGAAGGGGTATGAGTTCTTAGAGGGGGATCCGAAGAGGATCGTATTATTCGGCCTCCATTCTTGCGATATAAATGCGATGAAGATAATGGATTCTATCTACATCGATGAGTTCCCAGATCCCTACTACACCGAGAGGAGGAGGAACTCCTTAATAGTGGGATTGAGCTGCATCCCGGATGATGAATGCTTCTGTAAATCCATGGGCACTGATTACGCTTACGAGGGCTTCGACCTCTTCCTGCACGATATAGGGGATGCTTACATAATCAGAGTGGGGACTGAGAGGGGGCTCGAGCTAGTAAGGGGCCTCGACCTCAAGAAACCGGGCAAGGACTCCCTCGAGAAGCTAGCTGATTCTGAGAGGAAGAGGAGCTCTATGTTCAAGAAGGAGCTCTTATCATCCCATCTCCCGGATATAGCTGATTCCCTCCACGATAGCGATGCTTGGAAGGAGTATATAGATCGCTGCCTCGGCTGCGGGTCCTGCACGTTAGTATGTCCGACTTGCAGATGCTACGATGTCTCGGAGTACGTGGATCTGAGCATGGAGAATGGATTTAGGATGAGGAGATGGGATTCTTGTTTCCTCAGGAGTCATGCGTTAGTAGCTGAGGGCTTGAACTTCAGGCCAACTAGGGCCGATAGGTTCGTTCATAGGTACAATTGTAAGTCGGCAGTGAACAGAGTCACTAACATGCCTTACTGCGTGGGATGCGGTAGGTGCACTGTCTTCTGCCCTGCTGAGATAGATCACGTCGAGGTCCTGAACTCTGTCTGGGGGGTGGTGAGATGA
- a CDS encoding FAD-binding oxidoreductase has translation MMLQEKQFIPKPAEILEVIDMTSIEKLFRLKFIDEELERSFEYMPGQFVQVSVYGVGETTISICKSKTRPGPLELLIRRVGRVTNALHKLKEGDIVGIRGPFGNWFPVEEMEGHDILIIAGGLGIAPVRGVLQHVLDNRGKYGEVNLLYGVKGYEETLFKDEVLSPFRGESGFRSFISFEKDDEFYENLMRKYPEFVKKGVVTVLFDLADSYIDPSNSYAVVAGPPVMYKSVLKELEKRNFPADRVYVTLERRMRCGVGKCGHCIIGGASSIAYVCKDGPVFSYFDILSIRDAI, from the coding sequence ATGATGCTCCAAGAAAAGCAGTTCATCCCGAAACCAGCTGAGATATTGGAAGTTATCGATATGACGAGTATAGAGAAGCTCTTCCGCCTCAAATTCATAGATGAAGAGCTAGAGAGGTCCTTCGAATATATGCCGGGCCAGTTCGTCCAAGTGAGCGTTTACGGAGTGGGGGAGACCACTATCTCTATATGCAAATCTAAGACTAGGCCGGGCCCACTCGAGCTACTAATCAGGAGAGTTGGGAGGGTGACTAACGCGCTGCACAAACTCAAGGAGGGAGATATAGTTGGGATAAGGGGTCCTTTCGGCAACTGGTTCCCAGTGGAAGAGATGGAGGGGCACGATATCCTCATAATAGCTGGGGGTCTCGGTATAGCTCCAGTCAGGGGAGTACTTCAACACGTGTTGGATAACAGGGGGAAGTACGGTGAGGTCAACTTGCTCTACGGAGTCAAGGGATATGAGGAGACGCTCTTCAAGGATGAAGTACTGAGCCCCTTCAGGGGCGAGAGTGGCTTCAGATCCTTTATCTCCTTCGAGAAGGACGATGAATTCTACGAGAATCTGATGAGGAAGTACCCTGAATTCGTGAAGAAGGGGGTTGTTACGGTCCTATTCGATCTAGCTGATAGCTACATAGATCCGAGTAATAGCTACGCTGTAGTAGCTGGCCCGCCCGTGATGTATAAATCCGTCCTGAAGGAGCTTGAGAAGAGGAACTTCCCAGCCGATAGGGTTTACGTGACTCTGGAGAGGAGGATGAGGTGCGGTGTGGGGAAGTGCGGTCACTGCATAATAGGAGGAGCGAGCTCAATAGCTTATGTTTGCAAGGACGGGCCCGTCTTCTCCTACTTCGATATCCTCTCAATTAGGGATGCGATCTGA
- a CDS encoding glutamate-1-semialdehyde 2,1-aminomutase, whose product MRLDKVPASELELFKKRTPKSREIFEEVSRIVPFGVNSNYRYADPYPIYMKRAKGSRIWDVDGNEYIDFNMAFGALGIGHSHPKLIEAIEEKIEEGTIFGFEFDEMLDLAKIIRERYKVDMMKFQSTGLEATFHALRIARAFTGRKKIVKFEGCYHGSHDFLLVSVKPSKYKAGHPVTPNQVPGSQGVLEDVVKHTLVAQFNNLESVEKIMRQHGNDVAAIILEPIPMNMGFVIPKPGFLEGLRSICDEYNCLLIFDEIKTGGKFYSGAAGYFKVRPDLMTLGKAIAGGFPLSVVAGKREIMQSVVPGVVSHAGTFNANPVAIRAGLVTLRDILTEEALSYASRLGEELAKGYLDIIKDEGIEATVQYIGVSGSMVFAKEEVVDWRSFQKVDVGKWWLFMIAMMNRGVIPNYGPDEQWTVSTQHTKEDIETAIEKFKEVAKIIKRVELELPLVEAV is encoded by the coding sequence ATGAGGTTGGATAAGGTCCCCGCCTCCGAGCTCGAGTTATTCAAGAAGAGAACACCGAAATCCCGGGAGATCTTTGAAGAAGTATCCCGGATAGTCCCTTTCGGGGTAAACTCTAATTACAGGTATGCGGATCCATACCCGATATACATGAAGAGAGCGAAGGGGAGCAGGATATGGGACGTGGATGGTAATGAGTACATAGATTTCAACATGGCCTTCGGGGCCCTCGGGATAGGGCACAGTCACCCCAAGCTCATAGAGGCGATAGAGGAGAAGATAGAGGAGGGGACTATATTCGGGTTCGAGTTCGATGAGATGTTGGATCTAGCCAAGATAATAAGGGAGAGGTACAAAGTCGATATGATGAAGTTCCAATCCACCGGCTTGGAAGCGACTTTCCACGCATTGAGGATAGCGAGAGCCTTCACTGGGAGGAAGAAGATAGTGAAGTTCGAGGGATGCTACCACGGGAGCCATGACTTCCTCTTAGTAAGCGTGAAGCCGAGCAAGTACAAGGCAGGTCATCCTGTCACCCCCAATCAAGTCCCGGGTTCCCAGGGGGTGCTCGAGGACGTGGTCAAGCACACTTTAGTGGCTCAATTCAATAACTTGGAGAGCGTTGAGAAGATAATGAGGCAGCATGGGAATGACGTGGCAGCGATAATACTCGAGCCAATACCGATGAACATGGGGTTCGTAATCCCGAAGCCAGGGTTCCTCGAGGGGTTGAGGAGCATATGCGATGAGTACAACTGCCTCTTGATATTCGATGAGATAAAGACTGGTGGCAAGTTCTACTCCGGAGCCGCTGGTTACTTCAAAGTGAGGCCGGATCTCATGACATTAGGGAAAGCTATAGCCGGAGGCTTCCCTCTATCCGTAGTCGCTGGTAAGAGGGAGATAATGCAGAGCGTAGTGCCGGGGGTCGTCTCACATGCAGGGACCTTCAATGCGAATCCAGTCGCTATAAGGGCTGGGCTCGTCACCTTAAGGGATATACTGACTGAGGAAGCCCTCTCATACGCTAGCAGGCTGGGGGAGGAGCTAGCTAAGGGTTACCTCGATATAATAAAGGATGAGGGGATAGAGGCGACCGTCCAGTACATAGGGGTCAGCGGGTCCATGGTCTTCGCGAAGGAGGAGGTGGTGGACTGGAGGAGCTTCCAGAAGGTAGATGTGGGCAAGTGGTGGCTCTTCATGATAGCGATGATGAACAGGGGGGTCATCCCGAACTACGGGCCAGATGAACAGTGGACCGTATCCACGCAGCACACGAAGGAGGATATCGAGACAGCGATAGAGAAGTTCAAGGAAGTCGCAAAAATAATAAAGAGGGTTGAGCTGGAGCTCCCGTTAGTGGAAGCTGTCTGA
- a CDS encoding SPFH domain-containing protein, with product MQEEVLITIFVNIIIALIVAWIIISFLKAALRVVREYERAVIFRLGRLLGAKGPGLIFLIPFVDKPRIVDLRLLSFDIPRQRIITKDNVTVDVDAVVYYRVVNPIDAVVKVQDYITASNFIAQTTLRDVVGQVELDELLTRRDELGKRIQMIVDEITEGWGIKVTQVAIRDVVLPEEMLRAIAKQAEAERERRARVITAEGELMAAQKMYEAAEFYAKNPNAMRLRELQTWVEIAREKNLIIITEGGVSPLAYALAAARKEEGR from the coding sequence TTGCAGGAGGAGGTACTGATAACTATTTTCGTGAACATAATAATAGCCCTCATAGTCGCTTGGATAATAATTTCATTCTTAAAGGCCGCTCTGAGAGTTGTCAGGGAATATGAGAGAGCTGTGATATTCAGATTGGGCAGGCTGCTCGGAGCGAAGGGTCCTGGCCTCATCTTCTTAATCCCCTTCGTAGATAAGCCGAGGATAGTTGATTTGAGGCTCCTCAGCTTCGATATACCTAGGCAGAGGATAATAACGAAGGATAACGTGACAGTTGATGTGGATGCTGTCGTTTATTACAGGGTAGTTAACCCCATAGATGCTGTCGTCAAGGTCCAGGATTACATAACGGCATCGAACTTCATAGCTCAGACGACCCTAAGGGATGTAGTGGGCCAAGTGGAGTTGGATGAGCTTCTGACTAGGAGGGACGAGCTGGGCAAGAGGATACAGATGATAGTAGATGAGATAACTGAGGGATGGGGGATAAAAGTGACTCAGGTCGCGATAAGGGACGTAGTACTACCTGAGGAGATGTTGAGAGCTATAGCTAAGCAGGCGGAGGCTGAGAGGGAGAGGAGGGCCAGAGTAATAACGGCTGAGGGTGAGCTCATGGCTGCTCAGAAGATGTATGAAGCTGCTGAGTTCTATGCGAAGAATCCTAATGCCATGAGGCTGAGGGAGTTACAGACATGGGTCGAGATAGCTAGGGAGAAGAACTTGATCATAATAACTGAGGGAGGAGTCTCCCCCTTAGCTTATGCACTAGCTGCTGCTAGGAAGGAGGAAGGGAGATGA
- a CDS encoding nodulation protein NfeD: MRRVLLILSLFLFIHALSAGAGGKILVTNITGYISPATVEQVRLAVRTAENGYSALVLQINTFGGQSDATFSIIDLILASKVPVIGYVYPQGGQALSAGTYILMATDYAVMSPYSTIGSAQPVVGYTPLNESKYLNAYATKMRSYAAMHGRNQSAAELMVLSNKNFMADEALKVGLIDSVEQSLDSLLERANGKVVRRGAQEFKLEVYPATIDYLETTPRVEIMKYLSDPVLSSILFSIGFMALIIGLTTPGWGAELAGIVLLLLAIAGMGVSVDLVSLILLAIAASLFIAEVKKGLHGIGAISSTALLVLAILLMIGSPWRPTLISPSWMIETFLKLILSVGGAGLVISFIFMKGIAAVLRKRPVSWLPTGRGVAVDDISPGGTGYVRISGELWRATSNEEIRRGDTVEVVDRKDNLLVVRKVS, translated from the coding sequence ATGAGGAGGGTCCTCTTAATACTCTCCTTGTTTTTGTTCATACATGCTCTGAGCGCGGGAGCCGGTGGAAAGATACTAGTAACGAACATAACGGGCTACATCTCACCGGCGACAGTTGAGCAAGTTAGATTAGCTGTGAGGACTGCTGAGAACGGATATAGTGCCTTGGTCCTCCAGATAAATACATTCGGTGGACAATCTGATGCCACATTCAGTATAATTGATCTTATTTTGGCTTCGAAAGTCCCAGTAATAGGTTACGTTTACCCCCAGGGAGGCCAAGCCCTCTCAGCGGGCACTTACATACTGATGGCTACTGATTACGCTGTCATGTCACCTTACTCGACGATAGGCTCAGCTCAACCCGTCGTGGGTTATACGCCCCTGAACGAATCGAAGTACTTGAACGCATATGCTACTAAGATGAGGAGTTATGCTGCAATGCACGGTAGGAATCAGAGCGCAGCTGAGCTCATGGTCCTCTCAAACAAGAACTTCATGGCTGATGAGGCTCTAAAAGTTGGATTGATAGACTCGGTAGAGCAGTCCCTGGACTCCCTCCTCGAGAGAGCTAACGGGAAAGTTGTGAGGAGAGGAGCTCAGGAGTTCAAGCTGGAAGTTTACCCCGCGACTATAGATTACCTTGAGACCACACCCAGGGTGGAGATAATGAAGTACCTCTCAGACCCAGTGCTCTCGAGCATACTATTCAGCATAGGGTTCATGGCTCTCATAATAGGGCTCACTACACCCGGATGGGGGGCTGAGCTAGCTGGCATCGTGCTCTTGCTACTCGCTATAGCTGGCATGGGGGTGAGCGTAGACTTAGTCAGCTTGATATTGCTCGCTATAGCTGCTTCTCTATTCATAGCTGAAGTGAAGAAGGGCTTGCACGGAATAGGAGCGATTTCATCGACAGCTCTGCTAGTATTGGCTATCCTGCTCATGATAGGGAGCCCATGGAGGCCAACTCTCATCTCCCCGAGCTGGATGATAGAGACCTTCCTCAAGCTGATCCTCTCAGTAGGTGGCGCCGGCCTCGTAATATCGTTCATATTCATGAAGGGTATAGCTGCCGTCCTGAGGAAGAGGCCCGTCAGCTGGCTGCCAACCGGTAGGGGAGTGGCCGTCGATGACATAAGTCCCGGGGGCACGGGCTACGTCAGGATATCGGGCGAGCTATGGAGAGCTACCTCTAATGAGGAGATAAGGAGAGGAGATACTGTAGAGGTAGTCGATAGGAAGGATAACTTGCTGGTCGTTAGGAAGGTCAGCTAG
- a CDS encoding type 1 glutamine amidotransferase, with the protein MRAAILVEDLFDERELIYPFYRLKEMGFQVDLVGPEVKTYRSKLGLEVKADVSAEPELAEAYDVIWIPGGYAPDRLRRSKKVLEMVRRAVERGKIVAAVCHAPWVLISAGVVKGRRLTGFHSIWDDLRNAGAYLTEEEAVVDGNIITGTGPDAMPEMMRLLRELIGPSTIPK; encoded by the coding sequence ATGAGGGCAGCGATACTAGTGGAGGATCTATTCGATGAGAGGGAGCTGATATATCCGTTTTACAGGCTGAAGGAGATGGGATTCCAGGTGGATCTAGTCGGTCCGGAGGTTAAGACCTACAGGAGTAAGCTGGGCCTGGAGGTTAAAGCTGACGTGAGCGCCGAGCCCGAGCTAGCTGAAGCCTACGATGTCATATGGATACCCGGAGGTTACGCTCCAGACAGGCTCAGGAGGAGTAAGAAAGTACTTGAGATGGTGAGGAGAGCAGTGGAGAGGGGGAAGATAGTAGCGGCTGTGTGCCATGCTCCCTGGGTCCTGATATCAGCTGGAGTAGTTAAGGGGAGGAGATTAACTGGATTCCACTCGATATGGGACGACCTGAGGAACGCAGGCGCATATTTAACTGAGGAGGAAGCTGTAGTCGATGGTAATATAATAACTGGGACTGGACCCGATGCAATGCCGGAGATGATGAGGCTCCTGAGGGAGTTGATAGGTCCTTCGACGATCCCCAAATAG
- a CDS encoding hydrogenase maturation protease, with protein MRSLIICIGNPMRSDDGLGFRVWEELRARGVHAILSGPDLPPQITDFDRVILIDAIDFKAEPGSVFEGRIEDLDVLESRSSTHALSPPSFLKIIKGVTGRPEEAILIGVQPKSLEEGEGLSEEVERAVSEVIDRVMRLIGLEDEA; from the coding sequence ATGAGGAGCCTCATAATCTGCATCGGAAACCCAATGAGATCTGATGATGGGCTCGGATTCAGGGTATGGGAGGAGCTGAGGGCCAGAGGGGTTCATGCAATCCTCTCCGGTCCTGATCTCCCTCCACAAATAACTGATTTCGATAGAGTAATCTTGATAGATGCTATTGACTTCAAAGCTGAGCCTGGGAGCGTCTTCGAGGGGAGGATAGAGGACCTCGATGTATTGGAGTCTAGATCTTCCACCCACGCTCTCTCACCCCCCAGCTTCCTTAAGATAATTAAGGGAGTGACAGGCAGGCCTGAGGAGGCGATCCTGATAGGGGTGCAGCCTAAGAGCTTGGAGGAAGGCGAGGGGCTGAGTGAGGAAGTTGAGAGAGCTGTTAGCGAGGTCATCGATAGAGTAATGAGGTTGATTGGCCTTGAGGATGAAGCCTGA
- a CDS encoding APC family permease, with translation MPRSGGSYVYNTRIIHPAVGMAVSFGDYFIWWLWIVILAPWVADPGLTTLFGMLDMVEAAEWVKTTVGMFTVATIVNILGYLFTFYGLRWYLIHQKTVMILGLITLGLVALILGIHSHEEFVAAWNAAAAHYGSLDYEGMIEAAKNAAPEVFNPAMPLLFGTLGLMVVNSWWAHYGWAVNVIGGEVKRPQRNIMIAQYGAIIVPGILATIFAVIFPNLLGQDFMKALVVADNAGLDGYNMPFPPNFVGITRVFIDTSNALGMILAALAAFSLILADYIWIPMSYVAGSRIVVAWGMDRMGPKWFSEVHPRWASPIKNLTFMFITSEIGILLYSIFPEWFAGLAVTATECVSIWGVTALAATIFPFVKKVRSIWETSPYKNWRVGPIPLVTIGGIIDLIYIGILLYFFYTNPGLEGVTELAVAWFIGLWTFGALWYYYWRWKWKKEGIDIDLAWKVLPPE, from the coding sequence ATGCCCAGGAGCGGAGGAAGTTACGTCTATAATACGAGGATAATACATCCTGCTGTTGGAATGGCCGTGAGCTTTGGTGACTACTTCATATGGTGGCTTTGGATAGTGATATTAGCTCCTTGGGTCGCTGATCCTGGCCTCACTACTTTATTCGGTATGCTCGATATGGTGGAAGCTGCTGAATGGGTGAAAACGACCGTGGGGATGTTCACAGTAGCGACTATAGTGAACATCTTAGGCTACTTATTCACTTTCTACGGCCTCAGGTGGTACCTCATTCATCAGAAAACCGTTATGATTTTAGGATTGATAACTCTCGGACTAGTCGCCCTAATACTGGGCATACACTCTCATGAGGAATTCGTAGCGGCTTGGAACGCTGCAGCAGCTCATTATGGCTCATTGGATTATGAGGGGATGATAGAGGCAGCTAAGAATGCTGCTCCAGAAGTATTCAATCCCGCGATGCCCTTGCTCTTCGGAACCTTGGGCTTGATGGTAGTGAACTCCTGGTGGGCCCATTACGGGTGGGCGGTCAATGTCATAGGAGGGGAGGTGAAGAGGCCTCAGAGGAACATAATGATAGCTCAGTATGGAGCTATAATAGTTCCTGGGATCTTAGCAACGATATTCGCAGTGATATTCCCGAATCTATTAGGTCAGGATTTCATGAAAGCCCTGGTAGTCGCCGATAATGCTGGGCTCGATGGTTACAATATGCCATTCCCACCCAACTTCGTCGGCATCACTAGAGTATTCATAGACACGAGCAATGCCTTGGGAATGATATTAGCAGCGCTGGCAGCTTTCTCTCTAATATTAGCGGATTACATATGGATACCCATGTCCTACGTAGCTGGCAGCAGGATAGTAGTCGCCTGGGGTATGGACAGGATGGGGCCCAAGTGGTTCTCCGAAGTCCATCCGAGGTGGGCATCGCCTATCAAGAACCTCACTTTCATGTTCATAACTAGCGAAATAGGGATCTTGCTCTACTCAATATTCCCTGAGTGGTTCGCAGGGCTAGCTGTCACAGCTACTGAGTGCGTCTCCATATGGGGAGTCACAGCTCTAGCAGCGACTATATTCCCGTTCGTCAAGAAGGTCAGATCGATATGGGAGACCTCCCCCTATAAGAACTGGAGGGTAGGACCGATCCCCTTGGTCACGATAGGGGGCATAATAGATCTGATATACATAGGGATCTTGCTCTACTTCTTCTACACGAACCCTGGGCTGGAGGGAGTCACTGAGCTCGCTGTAGCATGGTTCATAGGTCTCTGGACATTCGGAGCGCTCTGGTACTACTACTGGAGGTGGAAGTGGAAGAAGGAGGGTATAGATATAGATCTAGCTTGGAAAGTCCTGCCGCCAGAATGA
- a CDS encoding Ni/Fe hydrogenase subunit alpha, translating into MKEIVVEHLARVEGHGDIEVVVEGDTVKRAVLRIYEGPRFFERILIGKSYYEVPDITARICSICPDPYQVASCRAIEKAMGIRVDKQVEALRELQLIADVIHSHALHLFFLALPDFLGYRDAIEMAAQHSETVKLALKVKRVGNAIKEVITGRAVHGVTTKPGGYTKVPRAEDLEGLRKQLESSIDGAREAIRVFSSLKMPEYALDDNFYMAVDPGEHYGYSGDHILVSDGTRHPVERYMDLTNEVTVEHSSAKHSSYKGSSFMTGALARLLLNGERLYGEAKESYESLRDEIDPRNPFSNNIAQAIELLYSVQRAIDIIDGLLDEGIRDELMVEVKPRAGEGIAVVEAPRGLLYHHYKLDDNGRVVFANIITPTAQNAANIDKYLRIAVRNLKDLSDDELKLKLEMLIRAYDPCISCSVHLTRIGV; encoded by the coding sequence ATGAAGGAGATAGTAGTTGAGCATTTAGCGAGAGTGGAGGGGCATGGAGATATAGAAGTAGTTGTAGAGGGGGATACTGTAAAGAGAGCTGTCTTAAGGATATATGAGGGGCCCAGGTTCTTCGAGCGTATATTGATAGGGAAGAGCTACTACGAGGTCCCTGATATAACGGCGAGGATATGTTCCATATGCCCCGATCCCTATCAAGTAGCTTCATGCAGAGCCATAGAGAAGGCCATGGGGATAAGGGTAGATAAGCAAGTCGAGGCCCTGAGGGAGCTCCAGCTGATAGCTGATGTCATACACAGTCATGCCCTCCACCTCTTCTTCCTAGCTTTACCAGACTTCTTAGGATACAGGGACGCTATAGAAATGGCAGCGCAGCACTCTGAGACTGTGAAGCTAGCTTTGAAAGTTAAGAGAGTTGGAAACGCGATAAAGGAAGTCATAACTGGCAGAGCTGTTCACGGAGTTACGACGAAGCCCGGGGGCTACACTAAGGTCCCGAGGGCTGAGGACTTGGAGGGGTTGAGGAAGCAGCTTGAGAGCTCTATCGATGGTGCTAGAGAGGCGATAAGGGTATTTTCATCCCTTAAAATGCCCGAATATGCTTTAGATGATAACTTCTACATGGCTGTGGATCCCGGGGAGCACTACGGCTACTCAGGAGATCACATCTTAGTATCGGATGGGACCAGGCACCCGGTGGAGAGATACATGGATCTAACGAATGAAGTCACTGTTGAGCATTCCTCAGCTAAGCACTCGAGCTATAAGGGGAGCAGCTTCATGACAGGAGCTCTGGCCAGACTACTCCTCAATGGGGAGAGGCTCTACGGGGAAGCTAAGGAGTCTTACGAGAGCCTCAGGGATGAGATCGATCCCAGGAACCCCTTCAGTAACAATATAGCTCAAGCGATAGAGCTCCTTTACAGCGTCCAGAGGGCCATAGATATAATAGATGGGCTCTTGGATGAGGGGATAAGGGATGAGCTAATGGTGGAAGTCAAGCCAAGGGCTGGAGAAGGTATAGCTGTCGTCGAGGCTCCCAGAGGATTGCTCTACCATCACTACAAGCTCGATGATAATGGGAGAGTGGTATTCGCGAACATCATCACTCCAACTGCTCAGAATGCCGCAAACATCGACAAATATTTGAGGATAGCCGTCAGGAATCTCAAGGACCTGAGCGATGATGAGCTCAAGCTCAAGTTGGAGATGCTGATCAGGGCGTACGATCCCTGCATCTCCTGCTCCGTCCACTTGACTAGGATCGGAGTATGA
- a CDS encoding ARMT1-like domain-containing protein yields MKPDCIPCFLRQVVNALRLSSIDDSEIERAQREVMAYLLSSEWDLSPPEIDYVVQRIIRSYAGGDPYREVKRRSNDEALSIYGECKGIVESSEDPLRTAVKLAIAGNVIDFGPYTSYDLRGTIGRVLKSDLSIDHYPLLKEKFQRASRILYFSDNAGEIVLDKLLVETMLSLREVKITFVVKGGPMINDATLEDFNYVGLSDIGGVEVRTVSNGEEGTGPDRRSGEVLRWIREHDLVISKGQGNYEILGDFNGIFHMLLVKCPVVAADLNASVGDIVLIYR; encoded by the coding sequence ATGAAGCCTGACTGTATCCCCTGCTTCCTCAGGCAGGTAGTGAATGCCCTCAGGCTCTCCTCAATCGATGACTCGGAAATCGAGAGGGCCCAGAGGGAAGTCATGGCTTACCTTCTATCTTCAGAGTGGGATCTGAGCCCTCCCGAGATAGATTACGTAGTTCAGAGGATAATAAGGAGTTACGCTGGTGGAGACCCATACAGGGAAGTCAAGAGGAGGAGCAATGATGAAGCTCTATCTATCTACGGGGAGTGCAAGGGGATAGTGGAGTCGAGCGAGGATCCCCTGAGGACTGCCGTTAAGTTGGCTATAGCTGGCAATGTGATAGACTTCGGCCCTTACACATCTTACGATCTCAGGGGGACTATAGGTAGGGTCCTTAAATCGGATCTTAGCATAGATCACTACCCCCTCCTGAAGGAGAAGTTCCAGAGGGCCTCTAGGATCCTCTACTTCTCTGATAACGCCGGGGAGATAGTCCTCGATAAGTTGCTAGTGGAGACGATGCTCTCGCTCAGGGAGGTCAAGATCACTTTCGTCGTGAAGGGAGGGCCCATGATAAACGACGCCACCCTTGAGGACTTCAATTACGTCGGCCTCTCTGATATAGGGGGAGTTGAAGTGAGGACAGTTAGCAATGGGGAGGAGGGCACTGGGCCCGATAGGAGGAGCGGGGAAGTTCTGAGGTGGATCAGGGAACATGATCTAGTGATATCGAAGGGCCAGGGGAACTACGAGATCTTGGGGGATTTCAATGGGATATTTCACATGCTCTTAGTTAAGTGCCCAGTGGTGGCCGCTGACCTCAACGCGAGTGTAGGGGATATCGTCTTAATTTACAGGTGA